The sequence CTCGTCGTGACCGCCGCGCATGTCGTGGATCAGGCGGCCGAGGTGACCGTCACGCTGACCGATCGACGCAAGTTCAAGGCAACGGTGCTCATCGTCGACACCGAAAGCGGCGTTGCGTTGCTGCAGATCGACGCCACGAAACTGCCGACCGTCAAACTGGGCGACTCGTCGCGCGTGCGCGTCGGCGAACCGGTTCTGACGATCGGCTCGCCCGACAGCTTCGCGAATACCGTGACCGACGGCATCATCAGCGCGACGCCTCGCGTGTTGCCGGACGGCAGTCCTTTCCCGTTCTTTCAGACCGACGTCGCCGCCAATCCCGACAACTCGGGCGGCCCGCTGTTCAACCGCGCCGGAGACGTGATCGGCATCGACGTGCAGATCTATACGAATGCGGAGCCTTACCAGAGCCTCACCTTCGCCATCCCGATCAATCTGGTCAACACGGTGCGGATGCAGTGGCAGGCACAGCGCGGCGGGACGAGCGGCGGTCTTGGCGCGGACGTGCAGGACATCGGCCCCGGCTTGGCGGCGGCCCTCGGACTGCCGCGACCGGCCGGCGCGCTGGTCAACGCCGTTGCGCCCGGCACGCCGGCCGCCGCGAGCGGCCTCAAGGCGGGGGACGTCGTCACGCAGATCGGCGAGAAGACCATCGATCACTCGGCCGACCTCGTCGACTATGCCAACGGCTTGCCGCCGGGCACGAAAACGGTTGTTCGGGTGATTCGCGATCGCAGGCCGATGACGCTAAGACTCATGGCCGGTACGGCCGGGGAAAGCCCCGCGGTTGGGCGTACTCCGCAGGCGAAGCCGGGTTTGGAGGCGAAGCAAGTTCCTGCCGCTGAGCCGGTTTCGGAGGCGAAGCAAGTTCCTGCCGTCGAGCCAGTCACTGGGGCGAAGCCAGTCCCTGCCGCTGAGCCGGTCTCGAAAGCGAAGCAAGCTCCTGCCGTCGAGCCAGTCACTGAGGCGAAGCAGGTTCCAGCCGCTGAGCCGGTCACTGAAGCGAAGCAGGTTCCAGCCGTCGAGCCGGTCACTGGGGCGAAGCCAGTCCCTGCCGCTGAGCCGGTCTCGGAAGCGAATCAAGTTCCTGCCGTCGAGCCAGTCACTGAGGCGAAGCAGGTTCCGGCCGCTGAGCCCGTCCCCGAGGCGACGCAAGTCCCTGCCGCTGAGCCCCTCGCGGAGGCGAAGCCGATTCCCGCTGCCGCGCGCGTCCCCTCGGCTGGGCCAATCCCATCCGCCGGACAGAATGCACCGCGCGCGGCGGATCGCCTTGGCTTGAGCATGCATGAGCTCAGCGAAGACGAGAAGCGCGCGAGCGATCTTCCCCTGGGCTTGATGGTCGACGCGGTGACAGGTCCTGCTGCACGCGCCGGCATTCAACCCGGCGATATCGTGCTGTCGTTCAACGGCGAACTGGTCGAGTCGCCGGATGAGGCGAGCTCCCTGGAAGCCAGGGCGAAGAGGCAGATTGCGGTGCTGATCCAGCGCCATAACGTGCGCCGCTTCGTGTCGATCGAGCTGAGATGAACGGCTCATAGAACGCGATAGCGACTACCCCCGCGCCTCGACGATCGCCCGGATCGTGCGCCGAACGAGATCGAGTTCGGTCGACTTGTCGAAGAAATGCTGCGCCCCTGCAGCCAGGCATTCGTGCTTGTATTCGGGTCTGGGGTTGTTGGTCACCACGATCGACACCACCGGCGATGCGCGCTCGGCGAGCTTCTTCAAAAGCGCGAGCCCGCTGCCCCTGGCGAGATGCAAGTCGACGATCGCGATATCCGCGGCGGCCTCGGCAATGCCGTCGAGCGCTGTGTCCGAATCCTCGGCTTCGCCGACGATCAGCACGCCGTCGATCGCGCCCACGAGCTTTCGCAGGCGCCGCCGAATCATCTCGGAGTCCTCGACCAAAAACACTTTCACGGGGGGGCTCGCGCTCGTCGATTTCATGCAACCAGTATGGCGCGCGGACCAGGCTTGCGAAATCAGCGATGGATAAGAGTCCTGTAGGACGGAGGGAAGGCTTGTACGCCGATTCCTACAAGCGCGCTTGAAAGCGCCCCTCAAGTGCTCGTCCCGGCGTTTGGCTCGTTCGATTCGTTCGATGCATTCGGCCCGAATCACAACTCGCCGCTTTCCTCGTCTTCGAACAGCTTGTTCTTGATCGCGTAGCGCACGAGCCCTGCATCGTGCGGAATCTGCATTTTCTCGAGGATGCGGGTCTTGTACGTGCTGACGGTTTTCGCGCTCACGCAGAGCTTGTCGGCGATTTCCGAAATCGTTTCCCCGGCGACGAGCCGCCGGAACACGTCGTATTCGCGGTCGGACAACTTGTGATGCGGCGCTTCGTCGGGCGGCGTGGAGAGGTTCAGCGCGAAGCGCTCGGCCATCGCGACGCTCACGTAGGCGTTGCCCGAGGCGATTCGCGTCACGGCCTTGACGAGCTCGGTGGGCGCGCTTTCCTTGGTCAGATAGCCCGCGGCGCCGGCCTTGAACGCACGCACCGCGTACTGCTCCTCGGCGTGCATGGTGAGCACGAGGATGCGCAGCGCGGGCATTTCTTCGTGAATTTGCTTGAGGAGCTCGAGCCCGTTACGGCCAGGCATCGACAGATCGAGCACGAGGATCTGGGCGTCGCCCTTGCGCGCGAGCTGCAGGGTCGTGGCGGCAT comes from Trinickia violacea and encodes:
- a CDS encoding PDZ domain-containing protein, with protein sequence MVDAVTGPAARAGIQPGDIVLSFNGELVESPDEASSLEARAKRQIAVLIQRHNVRRFVSIELR
- a CDS encoding response regulator, which produces MKVFLVEDSEMIRRRLRKLVGAIDGVLIVGEAEDSDTALDGIAEAAADIAIVDLHLARGSGLALLKKLAERASPVVSIVVTNNPRPEYKHECLAAGAQHFFDKSTELDLVRRTIRAIVEARG
- a CDS encoding response regulator, whose amino-acid sequence is MIRVLLADDHALVRDGLRRILQSTSDVAVVGEAADAATTLQLARKGDAQILVLDLSMPGRNGLELLKQIHEEMPALRILVLTMHAEEQYAVRAFKAGAAGYLTKESAPTELVKAVTRIASGNAYVSVAMAERFALNLSTPPDEAPHHKLSDREYDVFRRLVAGETISEIADKLCVSAKTVSTYKTRILEKMQIPHDAGLVRYAIKNKLFEDEESGEL